The following coding sequences lie in one Streptomyces sp. NBC_00510 genomic window:
- a CDS encoding amidase family protein has product MASGRITSVSLTHAYLRRIEELDVGGPALNAVRCVNPAALEEAAAADARRAGGDAGGPLLGIPVLVKDNVDVLGMPTTACSVVLADSHPAQDAPLVTRLREAGAVILGKANLTEFANYLTVGMPSGYSSLAGQVLNPYDLSETPSGSSAGSGVAAAAGLAAVTIGTETDGSILSPASATSGVGVKPTLGLVSRTGIVPIASSQDTAGPMTRTVADAAALLTVLTGTDPEDPATAGNPLEGHDFTADLSPQALRGARIGVVAEQTPEDGTDERALWDAALDALARRGAELVDLGIEARRRYDVASPVLSHEFKRDLNAYLARLPEGAPVRTLADVIAHNEAHADDALKFGQTLALAAQARDLGPDSADTVEYKAARARDLEESKDRIDALMAEHAVTALLFVNSGSSSIGAKAGYPSVTVPAGYLAANRRPFNITFLGRAWTEPLLLGYAHDYEQATRLRRPPSAVNPTLLRRRPLAVPAPRAADAER; this is encoded by the coding sequence ATGGCCTCGGGGCGCATCACGAGCGTCTCCCTCACCCACGCCTACCTGCGGCGCATCGAGGAGCTGGACGTCGGCGGACCGGCCCTGAACGCGGTGCGCTGCGTCAATCCCGCCGCCCTGGAGGAGGCCGCCGCGGCCGACGCGCGCAGGGCGGGCGGCGACGCCGGCGGGCCGCTGCTGGGCATACCGGTGCTCGTGAAGGACAACGTCGACGTCCTCGGCATGCCGACCACCGCCTGCTCGGTGGTGCTCGCCGACTCCCACCCCGCGCAGGACGCCCCGCTGGTGACCCGGCTGCGCGAGGCGGGTGCGGTGATCCTCGGCAAGGCGAACCTCACGGAGTTCGCCAACTACCTCACCGTCGGCATGCCCAGCGGTTACAGCTCGCTGGCCGGTCAGGTGCTCAACCCGTACGACCTGAGCGAGACGCCGAGCGGCTCGAGCGCCGGTTCGGGGGTCGCCGCCGCGGCCGGACTGGCCGCCGTCACCATCGGCACCGAGACGGACGGGTCCATCCTCAGCCCGGCGTCGGCGACGTCCGGGGTCGGGGTGAAGCCCACCCTGGGCCTCGTCAGCCGCACCGGCATCGTGCCCATCGCCTCCAGTCAGGACACCGCGGGCCCGATGACACGGACCGTCGCGGACGCCGCCGCCCTGCTGACCGTCCTCACCGGCACCGATCCCGAGGACCCGGCCACCGCCGGCAACCCGCTCGAAGGCCACGACTTCACCGCCGACCTGTCCCCGCAGGCCCTGCGCGGCGCGCGCATCGGTGTCGTCGCGGAACAGACGCCCGAGGACGGCACGGACGAACGGGCCCTGTGGGACGCGGCCCTGGACGCACTGGCGCGACGCGGCGCCGAACTCGTCGACCTCGGCATCGAGGCGCGCCGCCGGTACGACGTCGCCTCCCCGGTGCTGAGCCACGAGTTCAAGCGCGACCTGAACGCCTACCTGGCGCGGCTGCCCGAGGGCGCACCGGTGCGCACCCTCGCCGACGTGATCGCCCACAACGAGGCCCACGCGGACGACGCCCTGAAGTTCGGGCAGACGCTCGCGCTCGCCGCACAGGCCAGGGACCTCGGGCCGGACAGCGCCGACACCGTCGAGTACAAGGCGGCCCGGGCCCGGGACCTGGAGGAGAGCAAGGACCGCATCGACGCCCTGATGGCCGAACACGCCGTCACCGCCCTGCTGTTCGTGAACAGCGGCAGCTCGTCCATCGGCGCCAAGGCGGGCTATCCCTCGGTCACCGTGCCCGCGGGCTACCTCGCGGCCAACCGCCGCCCGTTCAACATCACCTTCCTGGGACGGGCGTGGACCGAGCCGCTGCTCCTCGGCTACGCGCACGACTACGAGCAGGCGACCCGGCTGCGCAGGCCGCCGTCCGCCGTCAACCCCACCCTGCTGCGCCGCCGTCCGCTCGCCGTGCCGGCGCCGAGGGCGGCGGACGCGGAGCGCTGA
- a CDS encoding DoxX family protein, which produces MSMGLLLLRLLLAALLFGHATQKLRGWFGGAGLTGTGAVFERYGIVPGPRMALVAGAAELTGAASVAAGLLTPGGCAVVVGTMTVAAVSTAPGGFWALKGGCEVPFLYGAVAGCLGFTGPGEWSLDHVLGLSWRPAPAWGAAALAAGLLAATVPLAGRAKVRRSRRESPESHGNA; this is translated from the coding sequence ATGAGCATGGGGCTGCTGCTGCTCCGACTGCTGCTCGCCGCCCTGCTCTTCGGCCATGCCACGCAGAAGCTGCGCGGCTGGTTCGGCGGAGCGGGTCTGACGGGTACCGGCGCCGTCTTCGAGCGCTACGGCATCGTCCCCGGGCCGCGGATGGCCCTGGTCGCCGGGGCGGCCGAGCTGACGGGCGCGGCGTCGGTCGCGGCCGGACTGCTGACGCCCGGCGGGTGCGCGGTCGTCGTCGGGACGATGACGGTGGCCGCCGTCTCGACGGCGCCGGGCGGCTTCTGGGCGCTGAAGGGCGGCTGCGAGGTGCCGTTCCTCTACGGCGCGGTCGCCGGGTGCCTGGGCTTCACCGGGCCGGGGGAGTGGTCGCTCGACCACGTCCTCGGCCTGAGCTGGCGGCCGGCCCCCGCCTGGGGCGCGGCCGCGCTCGCGGCCGGACTCCTCGCGGCGACGGTGCCGCTCGCCGGCCGCGCCAAGGTGCGCAGGAGCAGGAGGGAGTCCCCCGAGTCCCACGGGAACGCGTAG
- a CDS encoding carboxymuconolactone decarboxylase family protein: protein MSDTTVVRRSRRIFIDKQSPRAYKAMLAAAETVRAVATEAGLEHDLVELVNIRVSQLNGCAFCLDRHTRTALNAGETPQRLTVLPAWRDTELFTARERAALAVAEVTTDPTDAAAQEEAYQAAREVFGDDELSALIWVAITINSFNRVSILSKHPVRPGPRQ, encoded by the coding sequence GTGAGCGACACCACGGTGGTTCGGCGGAGCAGGCGGATCTTCATCGACAAGCAGAGCCCGCGGGCCTACAAGGCGATGCTGGCGGCCGCCGAGACCGTACGGGCCGTGGCCACCGAGGCCGGGCTCGAACACGACCTGGTGGAGCTGGTGAACATCCGCGTGTCGCAGCTGAACGGCTGCGCCTTCTGCCTCGACCGGCACACCAGGACCGCCCTCAACGCCGGCGAGACCCCGCAGCGGCTGACCGTGCTGCCGGCCTGGCGCGACACCGAGCTGTTCACCGCGCGCGAGCGCGCCGCGCTCGCGGTGGCCGAGGTGACCACGGACCCCACCGACGCCGCCGCCCAGGAAGAGGCCTACCAGGCCGCACGCGAGGTCTTCGGCGACGACGAGCTCTCGGCCCTGATCTGGGTGGCGATCACGATCAACTCCTTCAACCGGGTCTCCATCCTGAGCAAGCACCCGGTCCGCCCCGGCCCGCGGCAGTGA
- a CDS encoding pirin family protein — protein MSETQPEGTVEILSARDVPLGGPRAMTVRRTLPQRNRSLIGAWCFADHYGPDDVSDTGGMDVAPHPHTGLQTVSWLFSGEIEHRDSLGTHAYVRPGELNLMTGGHGISHSEVSTERTTVLHGVQLWVVLPERHRDTAPAFQHYVPEPVALGGGVVRVFLGSLAGDTSPVPTFTPLLGAELALDPGATVTLAIDPAYEHGLLVDAGDVEMAGTRLSPAELGYLAPGGDTLTLTNHADVPARAVLLGGPPLGERIIMWWNFIGRTQEDIEQARSDWMTGTRFGEVKGYDGDALPAPELPRVPLKSRGNTH, from the coding sequence ATGAGCGAGACCCAGCCCGAGGGCACCGTGGAGATCCTGTCCGCCCGTGACGTCCCGCTCGGCGGACCCCGCGCGATGACGGTGCGGCGCACCCTGCCGCAGCGGAACCGCTCGCTCATCGGCGCCTGGTGCTTCGCCGACCACTACGGGCCGGACGACGTCTCCGACACCGGAGGCATGGACGTCGCGCCCCACCCGCACACCGGGCTGCAGACCGTGAGCTGGCTCTTCAGCGGCGAGATCGAGCACCGCGACAGCCTCGGGACGCACGCCTACGTACGGCCCGGCGAACTCAACCTCATGACCGGCGGGCACGGCATCAGCCACTCGGAGGTCTCCACCGAGCGCACCACGGTCCTGCACGGCGTCCAGCTGTGGGTCGTGCTCCCCGAGCGGCACCGTGACACCGCCCCCGCCTTCCAGCACTACGTCCCGGAGCCCGTGGCGCTCGGCGGGGGCGTGGTACGGGTGTTCCTGGGGTCCCTGGCCGGCGACACCTCGCCGGTGCCGACCTTCACCCCGCTGCTCGGCGCCGAACTCGCCCTCGATCCCGGTGCGACCGTCACCCTGGCGATCGACCCGGCCTACGAGCACGGCCTGCTCGTCGACGCCGGCGACGTGGAGATGGCCGGCACCCGGCTGAGCCCGGCCGAACTCGGCTACCTGGCCCCCGGCGGCGACACCCTGACCCTGACCAACCACGCCGACGTCCCCGCCCGGGCGGTGCTGCTCGGGGGGCCTCCCCTCGGCGAGCGGATCATCATGTGGTGGAACTTCATCGGCCGCACGCAGGAGGACATCGAACAGGCCCGCTCCGACTGGATGACGGGTACCCGGTTCGGTGAGGTGAAGGGCTACGACGGCGACGCGCTGCCCGCGCCGGAACTGCCGCGGGTGCCCCTGAAATCGCGGGGGAACACGCACTGA
- a CDS encoding citryl-CoA lyase yields MTDPSASGGYPTALGASDRKSITLLGQDLAEDIMGTVGFGELAFWLATQRRPSRGETRVFEAVLAALADHGFTPTAIVTRLTYLSAPDSVQGALAAGLLGGGSRFLGVTEDTGTFLHEALAAHGEPPHDDSGWDELALRLVREQRAAGRFVPGLGHHVHKDGDPRTPRLMAIAAEEGLFGPHLSLFAAIGRVHPEVLRRTLPLNGAGVCGAALADLGLPLPLLRGFALLARTAGLIGQLAEEMRDPVANDIFLSVDLNNRPVPPRPDTESAGNTKE; encoded by the coding sequence GTGACTGACCCGTCCGCGTCCGGCGGCTACCCCACCGCGCTGGGCGCCTCGGACCGCAAGAGCATCACCCTGCTCGGCCAGGACCTCGCCGAGGACATCATGGGCACGGTCGGCTTCGGCGAACTCGCCTTCTGGCTGGCGACGCAGCGCCGGCCGAGCCGCGGCGAGACCCGGGTCTTCGAAGCCGTGCTCGCGGCCCTGGCCGACCACGGCTTCACACCCACGGCCATCGTCACCCGGCTGACGTACCTGTCCGCGCCGGACTCCGTCCAGGGCGCGCTCGCCGCGGGGCTGCTCGGCGGCGGCTCGCGCTTCCTCGGCGTCACCGAGGACACCGGGACGTTCCTGCACGAGGCCCTCGCCGCACACGGCGAACCGCCCCACGACGACTCCGGCTGGGACGAACTGGCGCTGCGCCTGGTGCGCGAGCAGCGGGCGGCCGGCCGCTTCGTCCCGGGCCTCGGCCACCACGTGCACAAGGACGGTGACCCGCGCACGCCCCGGCTGATGGCCATCGCCGCCGAGGAGGGCCTGTTCGGCCCGCACCTGTCGCTGTTCGCGGCCATCGGCCGCGTGCACCCCGAGGTCCTGCGCAGGACCCTGCCGCTCAACGGCGCCGGCGTGTGCGGAGCCGCACTCGCCGACCTCGGGCTGCCGCTGCCGCTGCTGCGCGGCTTCGCCCTGCTCGCGCGCACCGCCGGGCTCATCGGCCAGCTCGCCGAGGAGATGCGCGATCCGGTCGCGAACGACATCTTCCTCTCCGTCGACCTGAACAACCGGCCCGTCCCGCCGCGGCCGGACACCGAATCCGCAGGGAACACCAAGGAGTGA
- a CDS encoding amidohydrolase family protein yields the protein MLPVNREREVLVDTDVLVVDDRIAAVGPRLAVPDGTAEIDATGGIVMPGMIDTHRHMWQTAMRGYGADWTLTQYFVWYYLEHGRKFRPEDVHAGNRLAAVEALDAGVTTVVDWSHGLQTVDHADAAVDALRSVPGRFVLAYGNIQQAPAEWTAAPEFRDFVARRIDGDDMLGFQLAFDVTGDPAFPEKPAFEVARELGVAVTTHAGVWGATNDDGIRLMYENGFMTPQTVYVHASTLSADSYHRIAATGGSVSVSTESEQSAGQGYPTTWAIRSHDIPVSLSMDTSVWWSGDLFSAMRTTLGADRARAHLEAHAKGDTVTHCALRADQVVEWATLGGARALGRERDLGSLEAGKKADIVLLKNDHSPVSFPLLNPYGQVAFQAQRGDVHTVLVDGRVVKHEHRLVGVDLAAVRREVEETVDHLRSAMGEEEWRKGMNPDVPETKVLDNPYTYTDYRSASTHGR from the coding sequence GTGTTGCCCGTCAACCGTGAGCGCGAGGTCCTCGTGGACACCGACGTGCTCGTCGTCGACGACCGGATCGCGGCGGTCGGTCCGCGACTGGCGGTCCCCGACGGGACGGCGGAGATCGACGCCACGGGCGGCATCGTGATGCCGGGCATGATCGACACGCACCGCCACATGTGGCAGACCGCGATGCGCGGCTACGGCGCCGACTGGACCCTCACCCAGTACTTCGTCTGGTACTACCTGGAACACGGCAGGAAGTTCCGTCCCGAGGACGTCCACGCCGGCAACCGGCTCGCCGCCGTGGAAGCCCTCGACGCCGGTGTCACCACCGTCGTCGACTGGTCGCACGGCCTGCAGACCGTGGACCACGCCGACGCTGCCGTGGACGCCCTGCGGTCCGTGCCCGGCCGCTTCGTCCTGGCCTACGGCAACATCCAGCAGGCCCCTGCGGAATGGACCGCCGCGCCGGAGTTCCGCGACTTCGTCGCCCGCCGCATCGACGGCGACGACATGCTCGGGTTCCAGCTCGCCTTCGACGTCACGGGCGACCCCGCCTTCCCCGAGAAGCCCGCCTTCGAGGTGGCCCGCGAACTGGGGGTCGCCGTCACCACCCACGCCGGGGTGTGGGGCGCCACCAACGACGACGGCATCCGCCTCATGTACGAGAACGGCTTCATGACCCCGCAGACCGTGTACGTCCACGCCTCGACGCTCAGCGCCGACTCCTACCACCGCATCGCGGCCACCGGCGGCTCGGTCTCGGTGTCGACGGAGAGCGAACAGAGCGCCGGCCAGGGCTACCCGACGACCTGGGCCATCCGCTCGCACGACATCCCCGTCTCCCTGTCGATGGACACCAGCGTGTGGTGGAGCGGCGACCTGTTCTCCGCCATGCGCACCACCCTCGGCGCCGACCGCGCCCGCGCGCACCTGGAGGCGCACGCCAAGGGCGACACCGTCACCCACTGCGCCCTGCGCGCCGACCAGGTGGTGGAGTGGGCCACCCTCGGCGGGGCCCGGGCCCTCGGCCGCGAGCGGGACCTGGGCAGCCTGGAGGCCGGCAAGAAGGCCGACATCGTCCTGCTGAAGAACGACCACTCGCCGGTCTCCTTCCCGCTGCTCAACCCGTACGGCCAGGTGGCCTTCCAGGCGCAGCGCGGCGACGTCCACACCGTGCTCGTCGACGGACGGGTCGTCAAGCACGAGCACCGCCTGGTCGGCGTCGACCTGGCCGCCGTACGGCGCGAGGTCGAGGAGACCGTCGACCACCTGCGGTCCGCCATGGGCGAGGAGGAGTGGCGCAAGGGGATGAACCCCGACGTCCCCGAGACGAAGGTGCTCGACAACCCCTACACGTACACCGACTACCGCAGCGCCTCGACGCACGGCCGGTGA
- a CDS encoding CoA transferase — translation MSESTAPARPGPAGPLSGLLVADFSRILAGPYATMLLADLGADVVKVEGPRGDDTRSWTPPVRGEVSTYYLGINRGKRSIALDLHDEADLEAARELAHRADVVIENFRPGGLVKYGLDYASVRTGNPAVVYASISGFGSGAGRKVPGYDLMVQAVSGLMSLTGEPDGPPYRAGISVFDVMAGNHAAIGILAALRHRDATGEGQHVEVNLLSSALTGLVNHSSAYVAGGAVPYRMGNAHPSVFPYEPFPTADNDLIVTAANDGQFRKLCEVLGIPGVPDDPRFARNADRTANREELRPLLVEQLAKRGANEWFELLVEAGVPSGPINTIDGGFAMAERFGLDPVVTVGEGDRAVPTTRHPVTFSATPAVYRLPPPELDEHGAELRAWLAQDAEDTRD, via the coding sequence ATGTCAGAGAGCACCGCGCCTGCGCGACCGGGCCCGGCGGGCCCGCTGTCCGGGCTGCTGGTGGCCGACTTCTCCCGCATCCTCGCCGGGCCCTACGCCACGATGCTGCTGGCGGACCTCGGTGCGGACGTCGTCAAGGTCGAGGGCCCGCGCGGGGACGACACCCGCAGCTGGACGCCCCCGGTGCGCGGCGAGGTGTCCACCTACTACCTCGGCATCAACCGCGGGAAGCGTTCCATCGCACTCGACCTGCACGACGAGGCCGACCTGGAGGCGGCGCGCGAACTCGCGCACCGGGCGGACGTCGTCATCGAGAACTTCCGGCCCGGCGGCCTGGTCAAGTACGGGCTGGACTACGCGTCGGTGCGGACCGGGAACCCGGCCGTCGTCTACGCCTCCATCAGCGGTTTCGGTTCCGGCGCCGGGCGCAAGGTGCCCGGCTACGACCTGATGGTGCAGGCCGTCTCCGGGCTGATGAGCCTCACCGGGGAGCCCGACGGCCCGCCGTACCGGGCCGGGATCTCGGTCTTCGACGTCATGGCGGGCAACCACGCGGCCATCGGCATCCTCGCCGCGCTGCGGCACCGCGACGCCACCGGCGAGGGCCAGCACGTCGAGGTCAACCTGCTGTCGTCGGCGCTGACCGGACTGGTCAACCACAGCTCGGCCTACGTGGCAGGGGGTGCGGTCCCGTACAGGATGGGCAACGCGCACCCGAGCGTGTTCCCCTACGAGCCCTTCCCCACGGCCGACAACGACCTGATCGTGACCGCCGCCAACGACGGCCAGTTCCGCAAGCTGTGCGAGGTCCTCGGCATCCCCGGGGTCCCCGACGACCCGCGCTTCGCGCGCAACGCCGACCGCACCGCGAACCGGGAGGAGCTGCGGCCGCTGCTCGTGGAGCAACTGGCCAAGCGCGGCGCGAACGAATGGTTCGAGCTGCTGGTCGAGGCCGGTGTGCCGAGCGGGCCGATCAACACCATCGACGGCGGCTTCGCCATGGCCGAGCGGTTCGGCCTGGACCCGGTCGTCACCGTCGGCGAGGGTGATCGCGCGGTGCCCACGACCCGCCACCCTGTCACCTTCTCGGCCACTCCCGCCGTGTACCGGCTGCCGCCGCCCGAACTCGACGAGCACGGCGCCGAACTGCGCGCATGGCTGGCCCAGGACGCGGAGGACACCCGTGACTGA
- a CDS encoding phospholipase D-like domain-containing protein encodes MGASLEETDRTDGDRPERSVADRKQELRRRLERLIGIAATEGNCLQALRNGDEIFPAMLDAIRAAKHTVDMTTFVYWRGQIARDFAHALAAKAAEGVRVRLLLDGFGGRLIEQELLDGMDRAGVDVAWFRKPVRLSPFKQNHRCHRKVLVVDAEVAFTGGVGIAEEWCGDARHPGEWRDTHVRVTGPAVDGLAAAFAQNWAECRRNGLFDDRDRFGEHEQSGGAIVQVVRGSASVGWQDMRTLLRVVIASAEQRIRLATAYFAPDPYFVGLLCHAAARGVEVEILLPGPYTDKRVCQLAGQRYYQRLLDCGVRIWHYLPTMMHAKVITMDGVATLIGSTNFNRRSLDHDEEVMLAVLDENFTSVLDAHFDEDLLRSDPVDGTRWRTRSSLERAQEVATAPIRRFL; translated from the coding sequence ATGGGCGCTTCGCTGGAGGAGACCGACCGCACCGACGGAGACCGGCCGGAGCGCTCCGTCGCCGACCGCAAGCAGGAACTGCGCCGCCGCCTGGAACGGCTCATCGGCATCGCCGCGACCGAGGGCAACTGCCTGCAGGCCCTGCGGAACGGGGACGAGATCTTCCCCGCGATGCTGGACGCGATCCGCGCGGCGAAGCACACCGTCGACATGACCACCTTCGTCTACTGGCGCGGCCAGATCGCGCGTGACTTCGCGCACGCGCTGGCCGCCAAGGCGGCGGAGGGGGTGCGGGTACGGCTGCTGCTGGACGGCTTCGGCGGGCGGCTGATCGAGCAGGAACTGCTGGACGGCATGGACCGGGCCGGCGTGGACGTCGCCTGGTTCCGCAAGCCCGTGCGGCTGTCGCCGTTCAAACAGAACCACCGCTGCCACCGCAAGGTCCTGGTGGTCGACGCCGAGGTGGCCTTCACCGGCGGCGTCGGCATCGCCGAGGAGTGGTGCGGCGACGCCCGGCACCCCGGCGAATGGCGGGACACCCACGTCCGGGTCACCGGGCCGGCCGTGGACGGCCTGGCCGCGGCGTTCGCGCAGAACTGGGCGGAGTGCCGGCGCAACGGGCTGTTCGACGACCGTGACCGCTTCGGCGAGCACGAGCAGAGCGGAGGCGCGATCGTCCAGGTCGTCCGGGGCTCGGCGAGCGTCGGCTGGCAGGACATGCGCACCCTGCTCCGGGTGGTGATCGCCTCCGCGGAGCAGCGCATCCGGCTCGCGACCGCGTACTTCGCGCCCGACCCGTACTTCGTCGGCCTGCTCTGCCACGCGGCGGCGCGCGGGGTGGAGGTCGAGATCCTGCTGCCCGGCCCGTACACCGACAAGCGCGTCTGCCAGCTGGCCGGGCAGCGCTACTACCAGCGGCTCCTCGACTGCGGCGTGCGGATCTGGCACTACCTGCCGACCATGATGCACGCCAAGGTGATCACCATGGACGGGGTCGCCACCCTGATCGGCTCGACCAACTTCAACCGCCGCTCCCTCGACCACGACGAGGAGGTGATGCTGGCGGTGCTCGACGAGAACTTCACGTCCGTCCTCGACGCCCACTTCGACGAGGACCTGCTGCGCAGCGACCCCGTCGACGGCACGCGGTGGCGCACCCGTTCCTCACTGGAGCGGGCCCAGGAGGTGGCGACCGCGCCCATCCGCCGCTTCCTGTGA
- a CDS encoding catechol 1,2-dioxygenase: MFVNEDNLTELAARRWATAHAPRQAELLSALVRHLHAFAREVELTEDEWMAAIQWLTEAGRISDAKRQELILASDVFGLSTLVVQLNNRFAPRATPATVLGPFHIDGSPAAPYGFDMSDGIPGTLLFITGKVTDLDGKPVPGAVLDVWQADADGAYEAQLPEIDEARLRAKYRAREDGTYCVRTIAPRGYAIPMDGPVGDLISTTDISHFRPAHVHFLVDEPGYEKLITHLFQEGSDYLDSDVVFGTKEALVVRFTGQPAGPAPDGTAVDVPYLLAEYDFVLQPR; encoded by the coding sequence GTGTTTGTCAACGAGGACAACCTCACCGAACTGGCGGCCCGGCGCTGGGCGACCGCGCACGCCCCGCGCCAGGCCGAGCTCCTGTCCGCACTGGTCCGCCACCTCCACGCGTTCGCGCGCGAGGTGGAACTCACCGAGGACGAATGGATGGCCGCGATCCAGTGGCTGACCGAGGCGGGCCGGATCAGCGACGCCAAGCGTCAGGAACTGATCCTCGCCTCCGACGTGTTCGGGCTGAGCACGCTCGTGGTGCAGCTGAACAACAGGTTCGCGCCGCGGGCCACCCCCGCCACCGTCCTCGGACCCTTCCACATCGACGGGTCCCCCGCCGCCCCGTACGGCTTCGACATGTCCGACGGCATTCCCGGAACGCTGTTGTTCATCACCGGCAAGGTCACCGACCTGGACGGCAAGCCCGTGCCCGGGGCCGTCCTCGACGTGTGGCAGGCGGACGCCGACGGCGCCTACGAGGCGCAGCTCCCCGAGATCGACGAGGCGCGGCTGCGCGCGAAGTACCGGGCCCGCGAGGACGGCACCTACTGCGTCCGCACCATCGCGCCACGCGGCTACGCCATCCCGATGGACGGCCCGGTCGGCGACCTGATCAGCACCACCGACATCAGCCACTTCCGCCCCGCGCACGTCCACTTCCTCGTCGACGAACCGGGGTACGAGAAGCTGATCACCCATCTGTTCCAGGAGGGCAGCGACTACCTGGACAGCGACGTCGTCTTCGGCACGAAGGAAGCGCTGGTGGTCCGGTTCACCGGACAACCGGCGGGACCGGCCCCCGACGGAACGGCTGTCGACGTGCCGTACCTGCTCGCCGAGTACGACTTCGTCCTGCAGCCCCGCTGA
- a CDS encoding helix-turn-helix domain-containing protein — MAGRGSGPDFVEALARGLDVLGCFDARHRRLTLSEIAAATGLARPTARRLLLTLEELGYVRADQGAFTLTPRVLRLGMSYVGSLGLWDVARPHMEALVTRTGESSSMAQLDGSDIVYMARVSVPKIIALRVDIGTRFPAPQTSQGKVLLAALGAQELEAVLAEPSRSGLPESPRRTPEEFAAELRTVRARGWALADEELAPGVRSVAVPVRDGDGVVRAAMNVTVHAAETSVDVLTGTYLPLLLRAAGDVSADWALWQSRPHGEVRPAG, encoded by the coding sequence ATGGCAGGGCGCGGAAGCGGTCCGGACTTCGTGGAGGCGCTGGCCCGCGGGCTGGACGTGCTCGGCTGCTTCGACGCCCGGCACCGCCGGCTGACGCTGAGCGAGATCGCCGCCGCGACGGGGCTGGCGCGGCCGACGGCGCGCCGACTGCTGCTGACGCTGGAGGAGCTCGGCTACGTCCGCGCCGACCAGGGCGCGTTCACCCTCACGCCGCGCGTGCTGCGCCTGGGCATGTCCTACGTGGGCTCGCTCGGCCTGTGGGACGTGGCCCGCCCCCACATGGAGGCGCTGGTCACGCGGACCGGGGAGTCGTCCTCGATGGCGCAGCTGGACGGCTCCGACATCGTCTACATGGCCCGCGTCTCCGTACCGAAGATCATCGCGCTGCGGGTGGACATCGGCACCCGGTTCCCCGCCCCGCAGACCTCCCAGGGCAAGGTGCTGCTGGCCGCCCTGGGGGCGCAGGAGCTGGAGGCCGTCCTGGCCGAGCCCAGCCGCTCCGGGCTGCCGGAGTCCCCGCGACGGACGCCCGAGGAGTTCGCCGCGGAGCTGCGCACCGTCCGGGCCCGCGGCTGGGCGCTGGCCGACGAGGAACTCGCCCCCGGCGTACGGTCGGTCGCCGTGCCCGTACGGGACGGCGACGGGGTGGTCCGGGCGGCGATGAACGTCACCGTGCACGCCGCCGAGACCAGTGTGGACGTGCTCACCGGCACGTACCTGCCCCTGCTGCTGCGCGCGGCCGGGGACGTCTCGGCGGACTGGGCGCTGTGGCAGAGCCGGCCGCACGGCGAGGTGCGCCCCGCCGGCTGA
- a CDS encoding formate/nitrite transporter family protein: MPIPVSQALDEQGRTAAEKAAGLRSPGRYLVSSLLAGAFVGVAAVLLLTVTGPLAAAGSPSTKLVQGLLFAVALTLVVFAGAELTTGNMMTTVQGVVVRSISGANAVALVVGSFVGNLIGSALFALLVHGSGVITAGAAPGHTAPALALLTTLLKTKAAESGGALFFRGVLCNFLVCLGVWMAARTRSDGAKIALIFWALLAFVGSGFEHVVANMTYYSLGLLEHVPDATAAGFARNLLLVGLGNLVGGGLLVGAAYAFVGRGRPGRPAGGPAPVEAPESVPV, translated from the coding sequence ATGCCGATCCCCGTGTCCCAGGCCCTTGACGAGCAGGGGCGGACGGCCGCCGAGAAGGCCGCCGGCCTCCGCAGTCCGGGCCGCTACCTGGTCAGCTCCCTGCTGGCCGGAGCGTTCGTCGGGGTCGCGGCGGTGCTGCTGCTCACGGTCACCGGACCGCTGGCGGCCGCGGGGTCGCCGTCCACGAAACTCGTCCAGGGCCTGCTGTTCGCCGTGGCGCTCACCCTGGTGGTCTTCGCCGGCGCCGAACTCACCACCGGCAACATGATGACGACGGTCCAGGGCGTCGTCGTCCGCAGCATCAGCGGCGCCAACGCGGTGGCCCTGGTCGTGGGTTCGTTCGTGGGCAACCTCATCGGGTCCGCCCTGTTCGCGCTGCTGGTGCACGGCAGCGGGGTCATCACCGCGGGCGCCGCTCCCGGGCACACCGCGCCGGCCCTCGCCCTGCTCACCACCCTGCTCAAGACGAAGGCGGCGGAGTCCGGCGGGGCGCTGTTCTTCCGCGGTGTGCTCTGCAACTTCCTGGTCTGCCTGGGCGTCTGGATGGCCGCGCGGACCCGGTCGGACGGCGCCAAGATCGCGCTGATCTTCTGGGCCCTGCTGGCGTTCGTCGGCTCCGGCTTCGAGCACGTCGTGGCCAACATGACGTACTACTCGCTCGGGTTGCTGGAGCACGTGCCGGACGCGACGGCCGCCGGCTTCGCGCGCAACCTGCTGCTGGTGGGCCTCGGCAACCTCGTCGGCGGCGGACTGCTGGTCGGCGCGGCGTACGCGTTCGTGGGCCGCGGCAGGCCGGGGAGGCCCGCCGGCGGGCCCGCCCCCGTCGAGGCTCCGGAGTCGGTCCCGGTCTGA